In Trichoderma asperellum chromosome 1, complete sequence, a single window of DNA contains:
- a CDS encoding uncharacterized protein (EggNog:ENOG41~BUSCO:EOG092D46HE~TransMembrane:6 (i72-92o112-132i144-171o183-201i206-228o240-261i)) has translation MSGSGYDAVVDVDDEGDLGDTDLQEDLEFHSSNFNEPSSSRGGRKAPASGLPPPATSSSSSSSKRYLWSMSFYAQFFDVDTSAVLSRCWAALFPRANFLDVLEGNPDLYGPFWIATTVVLILFLGGTISQYLSTTGKSAFAYDFRLLSGAAGLIYGYTLVIPVALFLALRYFGSESANLLECWALYGYSNLIWIPVALISWSPISILNWVFVGVGFGLSVVFLVRNLYPVLSATDHQISKILLVIVILLHAGLSLTIKILFFAHGSPVARTPTDGGSDTPQ, from the exons ATGTCCGGTTCCGGATATGACGCAGTGGTGGACGTGGACGATGAG GGCGACCTCGGAGACACCGATCTTCAAGAAGATCTCGAATTCCACAGCTCCAACTTCAATGAGCCCTCTTCCTCACGAGGCGGCCGCAAGGCGCCAGCATCGGGACTCCCACCACCAGcgacatcttcctcctcctcctcttcaaagCGCTATCTCTGGAGCATGTCGTTCTACGCACAGTTCTTCGACGTCGATACATCCGCTGTTCTATCGCGCTGCTGGGCCGCCTTGTTCCCGCGGGCAAACTTCCTCGACGTATTAGAAGGGAATCCCGACCTGTACGGTCCATTTTGGATCGCAACGACGGTCGTCCTCATTCTATTCCTCGGCGGCACAATCAGCCAATATCTTTCGACCACAGGGAAATCCGCATTTGCGTATGATTTCAGGTTACTAAGCG GCGCGGCGGGCCTAATTTACGGCTATACCTTGGTCATCCCGGTTGCCTTGTTCCTCGCTCTTCGATACTTTGGAAGCGAATCAGCGAACCTCCTAGAATGCTGGGCCCTATACGGATACTCAAACCTGATATGGATACCTGTTGCTCTGATCTCATGGTCACCAATCTCTATCCTTAACTGGGTCTTTGTGGGTGTTGGGTTCGGCCTATCTGTGGTATTTTTGGTGCGAAACCTATACCCAGTATTGAGTGCAACCGATCACCAAATCAGCAAGATCCTACTAGTTATCGTCATCCTGCTACACGCCGGTCTTTCTTTGACTATCAAGATCCTGTTCTTTGCTCATGGAAGTCCAGTTGCGCGAACTCCTACCGATGGCGGTTCTGATACGCCGCAATAG
- a CDS encoding uncharacterized protein (EggNog:ENOG41), giving the protein MATRQACQRLALRRIASRMTAAAAAPATVVAAARTAAPAMAWTAPSLLPTAWGKGQSRSAGAVRWYSGSSENQVPGSRIWGFDEIKALVEKKDSKEKVIIVDVREPSELLDTGKIPGAINIPITSAVQSFHISDEDFEDMYGYSRPPKDAPLLFYCKAGVRAKAAAGLAQHAGWESVGEYPGSWLDWDKNKGPVEVVKPGKKDN; this is encoded by the exons ATGGCAACTCGGCAAGCTTGCCAGCGGCTTGCGCTGCGGCGCATCGCCTCGCGGatgactgctgctgctgctgccccagCGACAGTCGTCGCTGCGGCAAGGACGGCCGCCCCTGCGATGGCTTGGACAGCGCCCTCACTGCTGCCGACGGCTTGGGGCAAGGGCCAGAGCCGAAGCGCTGGTGCTGTGCGGTGGTATTCTGGCAGTTCCGAGAACCAAGTGCCAGGCAGTCGGATCTGGGGCTTTGACGAGATCAAGGCGCTggttgagaagaaggactcCAAGGAAAAGGTCATCATCGTCG ACGTCCGCGAACCCTCCGAGCTCCTTGACACTGGCAAGATCCCCGGCGCCATCAACATCCCCATCACCTCTGCCGTCCAGAGCTTCCACATCTCCGACGAGGACTTTGAGGACATGTACGGCTACAGCCGCCCGCCCAAGGATGCCCCTCTGCTATTCTACTGCAAGGCTGGCGTGCGTGCCAAGGCGGCTGCGGGCCTGGCGCAACATGCTGGATGGGAGAGTGTTGGCGAATACCCGGGCAGTTGGCTCGACTGGGATAAGAACAAGGGGCCGGTTGAGGTGGTTAAGCCGGGGAAGAAGGACAACTAG
- a CDS encoding uncharacterized protein (EggNog:ENOG41) encodes MILGCGWKRLRSVAGRQEVTYRYRQPGTCTTNILNFPSASNKTTIPSYHVSLSTTNSPKMPAYIVSNMAKSSTFVCRYSY; translated from the coding sequence ATGATACTTGGCTGTGGATGGAAGAGGCTAAGGAGTGTGGCTGGCCGGCAGGAGGTGACGTATCGATATCGGCAaccaggtacatgtactactAATATCCTCAATTTCCCCTCCGCATCAAACAAGACCACAATTCCATCATATCACGTATCATTATCAACGACCAACTCGCCCAAGATGCCCGCTTACATTGTGAGTAATATGGCCAAGTCTTCGACTTTTGTCTGCCGATACAGTTACtga
- a CDS encoding uncharacterized protein (EggNog:ENOG41): MTALIKSTRLLRPLGIRVPALLQAQRRRFTSDRAYDVSDADITKLANLPQHPLRLADLVRHGRPPLSERSLLSSANFTLSLAPIRLAHRLQALQNLPYIVVSNPNISQIYNNYLHSLSILLPYWQAASEGRAITTLDDEIKFTNVLAELVATHTDTIPILAKGFLECRRYISPAEVTRFLDEHLRARIGTRLISEQHIALHFSSQPHFDPGASPTPCPEHPTYIGVIDTALKPSLTIDSCAGFVADICELRYGVRPKLIIDGEPETTFAFLPMHLEYIVTELLKNAFRASIESKTTEPVVVTIAPEPPLKQQEGDLPDIKPPSEELGPFKYDAIKPLDDNAPGVTIRIRDRGGGIPPDVLPNIWSYSFTTFSEDQDIPGSSGNDGLSAIATASTGGSSIAGLGYGLPLSRAYAEYFGGGIAVQSLYGWGTDVYLRLKGVGKVGQK, from the exons ATGACAGCCCTAATCAAGTCCacgaggctgctgcggcccCTCGGAATTCGCGTCCCAGCCCTGCTGCAGGCCCAGCGCCGGCGCTTCACCTCTGATCGTGCGTACGATGTTTCTGATGCCGACATCACCAAGCTGGCCAACCTGCCTCAGCATCCTCTCCGTCTTGCGGATCTTGTAAG ACACGGTAGGCCGCCTCTATCCGAAAGGtcgctgctgtcgtcggCCAACTTCACGCTCTCCCTCGCTCCGATCCGTCTCGCCCATCGCCTCCAAGCTCTCCAGAACCTCCCGTACATTGTCGTGTCTAACCCGAACATTTCTCAAATCTACAACAATTACCTGCACTCTCTATCTATCCTGCTGCCTTACTGGCAGGCTGCTTCTGAAGGCCGAGCCATCACCACCCTCGACGATGAAATCAAGTTCACCAATGTCCTCGCCGAGCTGGTCGCCACTCATACCGACACAATCCCTATCCTGGCCAAGGGCTTCCTCGAGTGTCGTCGATACATCTCCCCGGCCGAAGTGACGCGCTTCTTGGACGAACATCTGCGCGCCCGTATTGGCACTCGCCTCATTTCGGAACAGCACATTGCATTGCACTTCAGCAGCCAGCCCCATTTCGATCCTGGCGCCAGTCCTACGCCATGCCCTGAGCACCCAACATATATCGGTGTTATTGACACCGCTTTAAAGCCCTCGCTGACGATTGACTCTTGCGCCGGCTTCGTGGCTGATATCTGCGAGCTCCGATACGGCGTACGCCCGAAGCTCATCATCGACGGTGAGCCAGAAACGACATTTGCGTTCCTGCCGATGCATCTGGAATATATTGTCACTGAACTCCTTAAAAATGCGTTCCGCGCATCAATCGAAAGCAAAACAACCGAGCCTGTTGTGGTTACCATCGCCCCTGAACCACCATTGAAACAACAAGAGGGCGATCTCCCTGATATCAAACCCCCATCCGAGGAATTAGGACCCTTCAAGTACGACGCTATTAAGCCTCTGGATGATAATGCCCCGGGCGTGACGATTCGCATCCGAGACCGAGGGGGCGGCATTCCCCCAGATGTTCTTCCTAATATCTGGTCTTACTCGTTTACTACGTTTTCCGAAGATCAGGATATCCCTGGATCCAGTGGAAACGATGGGCTCAGTGCTattgctactgctagcacCGGGGGAAGCTCCATTGCCGGCCTGGGATACGGCCTGCCGCTGAGCCGCGCATATGCCGAGTACTTTGGCGGCGGTATTGCCGTTCAGAGTTTATACGGATGGGGAACTGACGTCTATCTCCGTCTTAAGGGCGTTGGAAAGGTAGGCCAGAAGTAA
- a CDS encoding uncharacterized protein (CAZy:GT2_Chitin_synth~TransMembrane:6 (o732-749i770-792o1037-1055i1424-1449o1461-1482i1489-1512o)) yields MANRLSMFSMASEARAGGPQATQVSTTTLLNAIHNIYLSSQPHQLDASTSVVVNTWLTAAQGGPAVDATLASRAWEHARRRAEDGCIILGSLHQSSPSLLVPFLSSFPFAIPSSVYKALEALQPLLRCVTPQNPSAPKQAGLGVTLALNLAGNITGATLALSQGGIDTSAGLLNIPAEAGYRAFDVFYYLLTSASTPAEREFLSLKSASAYSLLSRSGTYDPPSYLPTADDSASADDFRQALKDIGIKGSAHRNFISTLAGLLKLGDTLDYSIESEALEEIGEDVGGLLGIDPEVVLRQCSTEDRKTLVGGLYESLVDWVISKANDAIAAQLTRIKDGDESLDGHGVRTPTSNEDNGDTVSITVLEVPDPALGRALCMRSVFDDTQGINAEMIGDGFEIPSAGSSILREVQQAVSEVAPDLGVMNGPQGRERQHELEKREVILEKAAYGADEGSFLKKLLFPVEGQGINLGRAGRIDLPTVLSSNRMWYHLCLHPTDDSPASLAALPSITSAWSAGTVSRQLRSWRLPEWANRRHRNLDFTADFDVDEFVHRYAPLGCRDGREGIETWMLERGWSNGEVFIGKERVWIRENAWWEAESMLDVKPGDELHPIHSNPFNSGFDTGYSGTGSGYFPPTGLDNGVGSSRDALAHNRGMSQGNMSQFTLGQNQAPHVAPSIHPSIAPTMRNGDYGLGNKGDLYRNDGFYNAEAAALDPELADHKQIETKEVDNARRAWVWFTWAMTWWIPSFLLRWPGGMKRPDVRMAWREKFTLCMLIVLMNAIIVFWIVGFGRVLCPNMDKAWNRKEVATHQGQNDFYVSIHGSVYDISKFWKQQHSDTNIKTTSDVMLPLAGMDMDDYFIPPLNVACPGLGISNAFQLSLNNTVLYPAAVHTSGHFQPDPTSKLSNENWYFDVFTPAIEEYYKGELVYLKTDVENQGNNDQRMWAMYGNEIYDLTNYFSTLKVYDNSKQSVFLNKEITDLWANNPGTDITSKLDVILNDPNNNSTVHANLANSWFCIRNLFLKGYTDFRVTPRCVVNNYILLSFTIVLCIVILLKFVSALQFGGKRRPSPQDKFVICQVPAYTEGEDSLRKALDSLTALQYDNKRKLICIICDGMVVGGGNDRPTPKIVLDILGVDPKVDPPALPFKAVGAGGDQLNYGKVYSGLYEYEGNVVPYLVVVKVGREAEQSRPKPGNRGKRDSQILLMSFLNRVHHRSPMNPLELEMFNQINNVIGVDPELYEYLLMVDADTCVQEDSLNRLVAACAHNAKIAGICGETSLENDQKSWWTMIQVYEYYISHHMAKAFESLFGSVTCLPGCFTMYRLRTAEKGKPLIISDAVIRDYSVCDVDTLHQKNLLSLGEDRYLTTLMTKHFPSMQYKFLPHAQCKTAAPESWSVLLSQRRRWINSTIHNLVELLRLKDMCGFCFFGMRFIVFIDLFGTIILPATCAYLGYMIYSVATHPTSFPLWSIVILAAVYGLQAIIFLLKRQWQHIGWMIIYIIAYPIYSFALPVYSFWNQDNFSWGNTRVVIGEKGNKQVVAVDDEGFNPQSIPLQLWDDYALANNLPGRRGNYLYPEKQDFGYNEQYEMDEMKSVYSAGPQGSVLTGMHGRNTYMPPQSPAPFAASHIGDPTYMNRQSMMSMGTAIQDRSQSPYSDFPQRTSVMHTRGLSNLTPSPGLSPGLSPGFGGMNRSSSAMSFGRGHEATRSTTSFDFNGAAGGIMSSDAAIVEAIQSVLQGVDLDTVTKKQVRALVEQRLQTELVGERRTFVDKQIDRELENM; encoded by the exons ATGGCGAACCGGCTGTCCATGTTCTCCATGGCCTCGGAGGCTCGAGCTGGCGGACCTCAGGCCACCCAGGTCTCAACAACCACCTTGCTCAACGCTATCCACAACATCTACCTCTCATCACAACCGCACCAGCTAGATGCGAGCACCAGCGTCGTTGTCAACACCTGGCTGACAGCCGCCCAGGGCGGCCCTGCTGTTGATGCTACTCTCGCGTCGCGGGCTTGGGAACATGCCAGGCGGCGTGCTGAGGACGGCTGCATCATCTTGGG TTCTCTACACCagtcctctccctccctcctcgtCCCCTTCTTGTCGTCGTTCCCGTTTGCAATTCCATCCAGCGTCTACAAGGCTCTAGAGGCCCTCCAGCCGCTTCTACGATGTGTTACGCCGCAGAACCCATCAGCCCCAAAACAAGCTGGTCTGGGTGTGACCCTGGCCCTGAATCTCGCTGGCAACATTACCGGAGCTACCCTGGCCCTCTCGCAAGGCGGAATCGACACCTCTGCTGGCTTGCTCAACATTCCTGCCGAGGCGGGCTATCGCGCGTTTGATGTCTTCTACTACCTCTTAACCTCAGCCTCAACGCCAGCTGAGAGAGAGTTTTTGAGCCTCAAATCAGCATCTGCCTACTCCCTCCTGTCTCGTTCTGGCACATACGACCCGCCATCATACCTGCCCACTGCGGATGATTCCGCATCAGCCGACGACTTCCGTCAGGCCCTCAAAGACATTGGCATCAAAGGTTCAGCTCACCGGAACTTCATCTCCACTCTTGCCGGCCTGCTCAAGCTTGGTGACACACTTGACTACAGCATTGAATCTGAGGCATTGGAAGAAATCGGTGAGGATGTTGGCGGCCTGCTCGGAATCGATCCCGAGGTCGTCCTTCGTCAGTGCAGCACGGAGGATCGCAAAACTTTGGTTGGCGGATTGTACGAATCTCTCGTTGATTGGGTCATCTCCAAAGCCAATGATGCCATTGCCGCACAGCTAACCCGCATCAAGGACGGCGATGAGTCTCTGGATGGTCACGGTGTCCGTACTCCCACTTCTAACGAAGATAATGGTGATACTGTCTCCATTACCGTTCTTGAGGTGCCGGACCCTGCCCTTGGCAGGGCACTGTGCATGCGTTCCGTCTTTGACGATACGCAAGGCATTAATGCCGAAATGATCGGCGATGGTTTCGAGATTCCTTCAGCAGGCTCTTCGATTCTGAGAGAAGTCCAGCAGGCGGTATCTGAAGTAGCACCAGACTTGGGAGTCATGAATGGCCCACAAGGACGTGAGCGACAGCATGAGCTGGAAAAAAGGGAGGTTATCCTGGAGAAGGCTGCATATGGCGCCGACGAGGGTAGCTtcctgaagaagctgctcttccCTGTCGAGGGCCAAGGCATCAACCTGGGTAGAGCTGGCCGTATTGATCTCCCCACGGTGCTTAGCTCCAACCGCATGTGGTATCATCTTTGCTTGCACCCAACAGATGATTCACCTGCTAGCCTAGCAGCGCTGCCTTCTATCACGTCTGCTTGGTCGGCCGGCACTGTCTCCCGACAGCTCCGCTCCTGGAGGCTGCCAGAATGGGCCAACCGCAGGCATAGAAATCTCGACTTTACTGCCGACTTTGACGTTGATGAGTTTGTACACCGCTATGCTCCCCTAGGCTGTAGGGATGGGCGAGAAGGCATCGAGACGTGGATGCTGGAGCGTGGCTGGAGCAACGGCGAAGTCTTCATCGGCAAGGAGCGAGTCTGGATTCGCGAGAATGCATGGTGGGAGGCCGAGAGCATGCTAGATGTCAAGCCAGGCGACGAATTGCATCCCATCCACAGCAATCCCTTCAATAGTGGCTTTGACACCGGCTATTCAGGTACTGGCAGCGGCTACTTCCCACCCACTGGCCTCGACAATGGCGTCGGCTCCAGTCGTGACGCACTGGCTCACAACCGCGGCATGAGCCAAGGCAACATGAGCCAGTTCACCCTCGGCCAAAACCAGGCGCCACATGTTgccccatccatccacccaTCCATTGCACCTACTATGCGCAATGGTGACTATGGTTTGGGTAACAAGGGTGATCTGTACAGAAATGACGGTTTCTATAACGCAGAGGCCGCTGCCCTCGATCCCGAGCTAGCTGATCACAAACAGATTGAGACAAAAGAGGTCGATAATGCCCGCCGAGCCTGGGTCTGGTTCACTTGGGCCATGACCTGGTGGATTCCTTCCTTCCTGCTCCGCTGGCCTGGTGGCATGAAACGCCCCGATGTCCGAATGGCCTGGCGTGAGAAGTTCACGTTGTGCATGTTGATTGTCCTTATGAATGCTATCATCGTCTTTTGGATTGTTGGATTCGGGCGTGTTCTTTGCCCTAACATGGACAAAGCTTGGAACCGAAAGGAGGTTGCCACACACCAAGGCCAAAACGATTTCTACGTCAGTATTCATGGCAGTGTCTATGATATTAGCAAGTTCTGGAAGCAACAGCACAGTGACACAAACATCAAGACAACTTCTGATGTCATGCTGCCCTTGGCTGGTATGGATATGGACGATTACTTCATCCCTCCTCTGAACGTAGCCTGCCCAGGTCTTGGAATTTCAAATGCCTTTCAGCTATCCCTTAACAACACCGTTCTATATCCAGCGGCTGTGCATACATCAGGCCACTTCCAACCTGATCCTACATCTAAGCTGAGCAACGAGAACTGGTACTTTGACGTCTTTACGCCAGCTATTGAGGAATATTACAAGGGAGAATTGGTTTACCTTAAGACGGATGTTGAGAATCAAGGCAACAACGACCAAAGGATGTGGGCCATGTATGGCAACGAAATCTATGACTTGACCAACTATTTCTCGACCCTCAAAGTCTATGATAATAGCAAGCAGTCAGTGTTCCTTAACAAGGAAATCACTGACTTATGGGCCAACAATCCCGGAACCGATATCACCAGCAAACTTGACGTTATTCTCAATGACCctaacaacaacagcaccgTACACGCCAATCTTGCAAACAGCTGGTTTTGCATACGAAACCTTTTCTTGAAGGGTTACACTGATTTCCGCGTAACCCCTCGATGCGTGGTCAACAACTAtatccttctctctttcactATTGTTCTGTGTATTGTCATTTTGCTCAAGTTCGTGTCCGCCCTTCAATTTGGCGGCAAGCGACGCCCTTCTCCTCAAGACAAATTTGTTATTTGTCAAGTCCCTGCCTACACAGAAGGTGAGGACTCATTGCGAAAGGCACTCGATTCGTTGACAGCCCTGCAATACGACAACAAGCGCAAGctcatctgcatcatctgcGACGGTATGGTTGTCGGAGGAGGTAATGATCGGCCTACGCCCAAGATTGTTCTGGACATCCTGGGCGTTGACCCCAAAGTCGACCCTCCGGCTCTTCCATTCAAAGCTGTCGGTGCTGGCGGTGACCAGCTTAACTACGGGAAAGTCTATTCTGGCCTCTACGAGTACGAAGGAAACGTTGTCCCTTACCTGGTCGTTGTTAAAGTCGGTCGTGAGGCGGAACAAAGCAGGCCGAAGCCGGGTAATCGTGGCAAGCGTGATTCTCAGATTCTTCTTATGAGCTTTCTTAACCGTGTACACCATCGCTCTCCCATGAACCCGCTTGAGCTGGAAATGTTCAATCAGATCAACAATGTCATCGGCGTGGACCCCGAGCTGTATGAATACCTACTCATGGTTGACGCAGATACATGTGTCCAAGAAGATTCTTTGAACAGATTGGTTGCAGCTTGCGCCCATAACGCCAAAATTGCCGGTATCTGCGGTGAGACCAGTCTCGAGAATGACCAAAAATCATGGTGGACAATGATTCAGGTCTATGAATACTACATCTCTCATCACATGGCGAAGGCTTTCGAGTCTTTGTTCGGCAGCGTTACTTGTTTACCTGGATG TTTCACCATGTATCGTCTCAGAACCGCAGAAAAGGGCAAGCCTCTAATCATTTCCGATGCTGTCATTCGTGATTACAGTGTTTGCGACGTCGATACACTTCACCAAAAGAACCTTCTCTCTTTGGGTGAGGATCGATACTTGACAACCTTGATGACAAAGCACTTCCCCTCTATGCAATATAAGTTCTTGCCGCATGCTCAGTGCAAGACAGCTGCTCCAGAATCGTGGAGCGTTCTTCTGTCCCAGCGTCGTCGATGGATCAACTCCACCATCCACAACTTggttgagctgctgcgattGAAGGATATGTGtggtttctgtttcttcGGCATGCGCTTCATTGTCTTCATTGATCTCTTTGGTACCATCATTCTCCCTGCAACGTGCGCTTATCTTGGTTACATGATCTACAGCGTAGCGACGCACCCGACTTCATTCCCCTTGTGGTCTATTGTCATCTTGGCGGCCGTTTATGGTCTTCAGGCAATTATCTTCCTCTTGAAGAGACAGTGGCAGCACATTGGATGGATGATCATCTATATCATTGCATACCCCATTTACTCGTTTGCCCTTCCGGTGTACTCCTTCTGGAACCAAGACAATTTCTCCTGGGGTAACACTCGTGTCGTTATTGGAGAGAAAGGCAATAAGCAAGTGGTTGCtgtagatgatgaaggcTTCAATCCTCAGTCTATccctcttcagctctggGATGACTATGCTCTGGCCAACAATCTTCCAGGTCGCCGTGGCAACTACCTTTACCCAGAGAAGCAAGACTTTGGCTACAATGAGCAGTACGAGATGGACGAAATGAAATCCGTCTACTCTGCCGGTCCTCAAGGCTCGGTCCTCACCGGTATGCACGGACGCAATACATACATGCCCCCCCAGTCACCTGCACCTTTCGCCGCCAGCCATATCGGCGATCCCACATATATGAACCGCCAGTCAATGATGTCCATGGGTACTGCGATTCAGGATCGCAGCCAGTCACCGTACTCCGACTTCCCCCAGCGTACTAGCGTGATGCATACCCGAGGTCTGTCCAATTTGACTCCATCGCCAGGTTTGTCCCCAGGCTTATCCCCAGGCTTCGGTGGCATGAACCGCTCGTCTTCAGCCATGAGCTTTGGCCGAGGCCATGAGGCAACGCGGTCAACAACTTCGTTTGATTTCAACGGTGCGGCCGGCGGCATCATGTCATCAGATGCTGCCATCGTCGAGGCTATACAAAGCGTTTTGCAAGGCGTTGACCTGGACACTGTGACCAAGAAGCAGGTTCGTGCCCTTGTTGAACAGCGCCTACAAACAGAGCTTGTTGGCGAGCGCCGCACGTTTGTAGACAAGCAAATTGACCGTGAGTTGGAAAATATGTAA